The Candidatus Poribacteria bacterium genome contains the following window.
CCGAAAACGGATCGTTGCGCCAGAATCAAAGTGCTCCCGAAGGGATGACGAGGATGCTCGTTCGACCCTAGGAGATCGAACGAGCAGGGGGCATGGCGGCGGGCATGCGGACCCGTCGGGTCCTTGTATCTCTCCGTGAACGTGTTTGGGCCCTATGGGGAGCGATGCGAAGAGCCCAGGTCGTCCGAGGTCGTGGCTGAGCGTGGTCGTCGCTCCCTCAGCGCGAGGCTGTCTACGCACCCACGTCCTCACGCCACTTCGCGAAGCCGAGGAACACCAGCAGCGTTGCTGCCGCCCCGACGATCGCCAGCATGCGGAACAGCCCCGGCAGACCATACGTCTCTGCCCAGACCCCGCCCAGCACGCCCCCCAGCCCGACCAACGCCGTCAGGAACGTCTGCCCGCTCGCCCGGAAGGCTTCCGGCGTGATCCGGTGGATGATCCGCATCGACGCGACGTGGGTTCCGCCGAACGTCAGGGCGTGGAGCGCCTGCGTCGCCAGCACGACATACCACGGCGGCGTCAATGAGAAGACGAAGAGCCGAAACGACATCGCTGCTAAGAGCCTATCTCAATCGGGGTTTTCGGCTTTGAGCCGATGCCAGATGCGCGTCCAGATGAGGATGCAGGCGAGCTTCATCAGTCCGCGGTAGTTCTCCGGTTTGACCTCATAGCGCACCAGAATCGAGCGGTACTTGGCCAACCACGCCATCGTGCGCTCCACCACCCAGCGCCGCGCCGGATGGGTCTTCTCCCCGTGATCGTCGAGCTTCTCCTCGCCGATCCGACGAACATGCCCGACGTATCCAAAGTCGGCGAGCGCCCGCGTTCCCGTGGGGTTGTCGTATGCCTTGTCCAAACACAGGTGCAACGGCTGTTCCTCCGTCGGAAATGGCGGCGCGAGAACGAGGGCGTCCAACGTTGCCGCGAGCAGCTGGGTGTCGTGGACGTTGGCTCCGGCGATCATCACACCCAACGGGCCACCGTTGCTCTCCACGGCGACGCTTCGTTTCACCCCTTTTTTCCGCGATCCGTTGGGTTGGGTCCGACCGCGTCGGCGGAGATGGTCGACTTGCCCATCGCTTTGCCCATCGACCCATCGGCGGACTGCCATGTCCAGTCAATGCCGCCCAACCCCTCGCACCGGAGAAGCAGCTGACGCCAGATGGCATCGAAGATACCCATCTCGCACCACGCCTGGAAATGGCGATGGATCGTGCTGTCGTCGCCGTATTCCTTGGGGATCCGATTCCACTGACAGCCGGTGCGCAGCTTGTAGACAACCCCGTCCAACACCGGGCGAAGCGGCACACGCTTGCGGTCTTGCCGATGTCGAGGATACTCGCGGCTCAGAATCTCCTCGATGATCTCCCACACGTCGTCGGGAACCGCCCAGATCGTCGATTCGGGCTTGGGTTCCGGCTTGGCATCGTCGGTCGTTTGCACGCGATAGACTTCTGAATCGACGAACTCACAGGAGACTATCGGATAACTGCATTCGTCGATTGAGATAGACACTTAGCTTCGCCTGCCGTGTTCCAGAGCGGCATCGCCCAGCGAGTTTCTGTGCTCAGCTGGTTGATCGCTGTTTGCCAGCGGAAACGGCGCTGACTGGCCACCATGGAGCAATCCGATCTGTCAGACACATCCTAGTGTCTCTAGTGTCTGCCATCATCGGTCCTAGTTCTACCCCCTTATCCTGCCTTCTCCCAAAAGCGGAGAGGGAATGGAAACACCCTCCCCTCGCGGCAGCGGGGAGGGTTACGGTGGGATTGGTCTTCCTGTGAA
Protein-coding sequences here:
- a CDS encoding IS5 family transposase produces the protein MAVRRWVDGQSDGQVDHLRRRGRTQPNGSRKKGVKRSVAVESNGGPLGVMIAGANVHDTQLLAATLDALVLAPPFPTEEQPLHLCLDKAYDNPTGTRALADFGYVGHVRRIGEEKLDDHGEKTHPARRWVVERTMAWLAKYRSILVRYEVKPENYRGLMKLACILIWTRIWHRLKAENPD
- a CDS encoding MFS transporter, whose protein sequence is MSFRLFVFSLTPPWYVVLATQALHALTFGGTHVASMRIIHRITPEAFRASGQTFLTALVGLGGVLGGVWAETYGLPGLFRMLAIVGAAATLLVFLGFAKWREDVGA
- a CDS encoding transposase — protein: MSISIDECSYPIVSCEFVDSEVYRVQTTDDAKPEPKPESTIWAVPDDVWEIIEEILSREYPRHRQDRKRVPLRPVLDGVVYKLRTGCQWNRIPKEYGDDSTIHRHFQAWCEMGIFDAIWRQLLLRCEGLGGIDWTWQSADGSMGKAMGKSTISADAVGPNPTDRGKKG